A window of Branchiostoma floridae strain S238N-H82 chromosome 9, Bfl_VNyyK, whole genome shotgun sequence genomic DNA:
GGTTCAATTTTTCACATGCATTTTCTTTAAACATCATTGCGGTCTTCTTTGTTGAAATATGATACTCTATCCACGAAGTTTATAGAAATAGATAAATGTTGCGAAATATACTGAAACAACAGATCTAAGAGATGGCGAATTCCCTTCGAATCCTTGTGATATTTGATCGGACCACCTTGCTGTAAATATTTGAGGAACTACTGAGTTACACTATCCAAACGTCCCTCCGTGTTGTCTAACCACCGACTTGTGTTTCTTATACCTCCGCGCGACCTTCAACACGTGTTTATGTTTGTAACATTCCGCGCCTTGATATCCGTGAAATTGGAAGTTCCCACGAAACTTAAGAACTTGTTTTCGATACTTTTCATAAACTATTATATGTACTATAGGCAAGTTTCCTTTCTATCCTAGAAATACAAGTATACGTTTAGTATAGTGATATCAGGCCTATTAAACTAATACTAGCAAATGACGAGTACCTGTTTCAACATGTTCAATATCCGCAGAGTAAAGGTGGcatcactgcacttggggcatcggtgcggcactgcggggttcgaaagattcatcatcatcggtcgacgtgatcaaatgtagacatgttcgcacatgtctacacacgacggggttataccgccccttacggggtgacataccctttcgtaggctaattacaagacggggatgcgccaggtctcccgtccgggtgaatgatgtaattcaccatgtggctgatacgagacagaggttcgccaggcctccatccgggtgatttgaagtgaatcaccaactcccgacagaaggatttgcaccaacacacaccgcaccatcgcacgtgtgggggttctttaacgtgcatggggtatggctctccccatacacgggacctccatttaacgtcctatccgagggacgactcatttttcacttgagtaaagtgaggaaagtcgtgtaaagtgcctttcccaagggcacaagaccggcaaNNNNNNNNNNNNNNNNNNNNNNNNNNNNNNNNNNNNNNNNNNNNNNNNNNNNNNNNNNNNNNNNNNNNNNNNNNNNNNNNNNNNNNNNNNNNNNNNNNNNNNNNNNNNNNNNNNNNNNNNNNNNNNNNNNNNNNNNNNNNNNNNNNNNNNNNNNNNNNNNNNNNNNNNNNNNNNNNNNNNNNNNNNNNNNNNNNNNNNNNNNNNNNNNNNNNNNNNNNNNNNNNNNNNNNNNNNNNNNNNNNNNNNNNNNNNNNNNNNNNNNNNNNNNNNNNNNNNNNNNNNNNNNNNNNNNNNNNNNNNNNNNNNNNNNNNNNNNNNNNNNNNNNNNNNNNNNNNNNNNNNNNNNNNNNNNNNNNNNNNNNNNNNNNNNNNNNNNNNNNNNNNNNNNNNNNNNNNNNNNNNNNNNNNNNNNNNNNNNNNNNNNNNNNNNNNNNNNNNNNNNNNNNNNNNNNNNNNNNNNNNNNNNNNNNNNNNNNNNNNNNNNNNNNNNNNNNNNNNNNNNNNNNNNNNNNNNNNNNNNNNNNNNNNNNNNNNNNNNNNNNNNNNNNNNNNNNNNNNNNNNNNNNNNNNNNNNNNNNNNNNNNNNNNNNNNNNNNNNNNNNNNNNNNNNNNNNNNNNNNNNNNNNNNNNNNNNNNNNNNNNNNNNNNNNNNNNNNNNNNNNNNNNNNNNNNNNNNNNNNNNNNNNNNNNNNNNNNNNNNNNNNNNNNNNNNNNNNNNNNNNNNNNNNNNNNNNNNNNNNNNNNNNNNNNNNNNNNNNNNNNNNNNNNNNNNNNNNNNNNNNNNNNNNNNNNNNNNNNNNNNNNNNNNNNNNNNNNNNNNNNNNNNNNNNNNNNNNNNNNNNNNNNNNNNNNNNNNNNNNNNNNNNNNNNNNNNNNNNNNNNNNNNNNNNNNNNNNNNNNNNNNNNNNNNNNNNNNNNNNNNNNNNNNNNNNNNNNNNNNNNNNNNNNNNNNNNNNNNNNNNNNNNNNNNNNNNNNNNNNNNNNNNNNNNNNNNNNNNNNNNNNNNNNNNNNNNNNNNNNNNNNNNNNNNNNNNNNNNNNNNNNNNNNNNNNNNNNNNNNNNNNNNNNNNNNNNNNNNNNNNNNNNNNNNNNNNNNNNNNNNNNNNNNNNNNNNNNNNNNNNNNNNNNNNNNNNNNNNNNNNNNNNNNNNNNNNNNNNNNNNNNNNNNNNNNNNNNNNNNNNNNNNNNNNNNNNNNNNNNNNNNNNNNNNNNNNNNNNNNNNNNNNNNNNNNNNNNNNNNNNNNNNNNNNNNNNNNNNNNNNNNNNNNNNNNNNNNNNNNNNNNNNNNNNNNNNNNNNNNNNNNNNNNNNNNNNNNNNNNNNNNNNNNNNNNNNNNNNNNNNNNNNNNNNNNNNNNNNNNNNNNNNNNNNNNNNNNNNNNNNNNNNNNNNNNNNNNNNNNNNNNNNNNNNNNNNNNNNNNNNNNNNNNNNNNNNNNNNNNNNNNNNNNNNNNNNNNNNNNNNNNNNNNNNNNNNNNNNNNNNNNNNNNNNNNNNNNNNNNNNNNNNNNNNNNNNNNNNNNNNNNNNNNNNNNNNNNNNNNNNNNNNNNNNNNNNNNNNNNNNNNNNNNNNNNNNNNNNNNNNNNNNNNNNNNNNNNNNNNNNNNNNNNNNNNNNNNNNNNNNNNNNNNNNNNNNNNNNNNNNNNNNNNNNNNNNNNNNNNNNNNNNNNNNNNNNNNNNNNNNNNNNNNNNNNNNNNNNNNNNNNNNNNNNNNNNNNNNNNNNNNNNNNNNNNNNNNNNNNNNNNNNNNNNNNNNNNNNNNNNNNNNNNNNNNNNNNNNNNNNNNNNNNNNNNNNNNNNNNNNNNNNNNNNNNNNNNNNNNNNNNNNNNNNNNNNNNNNNNNNNNNNNNNNNNNNNNNNNNNNNNNNNNNNNNNNNNNNNNNNNNNNNNNNNNNNNNNNNNNNNNNNNNNNNNNNNNNNNNNNNNNNNNNNNNNNNNNNNNNNNNNNNNNNNNNNNNNNNNNNNNNNNNNNNNNNNNNNNNNNNNNNNNNNNNNNNNNNNNNNNNNNNNNNNNNNNNNNNNNNNNNNNNNNNNNNNNNNNNNNNNNNNNNNNNNNNNNNNNNNNNNNNNNNNNNNNNNNNNNNNNNNNNNNNNNNNNNNNNNNNNNNNNNNNNNNNNNNNNNNNNNNNNNNNNNNNNNNNNNNNNNNNNNNNNNNNNNNNNNNNNNNNNNNNNNNNNNNNNNNNNNNNNNNNNNNNNNNNNNNNNNNNNNNNNNNNNNNNNNNNNNNNNNNNNNNNNNNNNNNNNNNNNNNNNNNNNNNNNNNNNNNNNNNNNTCCTCCTCTATGAGacagtgtacataatttaaTACAATTcctgcaaaatataaaaacaaacgAAGCCATTCAGGTGCCATGCCTTTATATTAGCGTATTTCCAGCTCTCGATTTTTGACCTTTCCAACTCTTTAGACAGTTGTACCAGTACATCACACTACATGTTGTGTACAGACGACAGTATCATTCCTGACATTCCAAAGGCTTTGACACTTTGAAGGGCTAAACTTTTGCCAATCTTTTTACATCCAACAGGCGTAACGAACGGGCTCTCAGCTCAGGACAAAGGCCTTGTTTACCGACGGCTtgaggtaaacaaacaaacaaaccgagAAAGGGGACATCTGCGAGTACAACAGGTGAGGGAGGCCATGTCATGACGTCAGCGCGTGACTCGACTTCGGACCGGCAGATTTTCGATCTTTCAAAGTCCATGGAAGACAGAGGGCTAAAAGGCTGGAAACGGAACAGTCTGGACAGGTCATTGTAGTGAGATTTCACTCTGATTACCGTGGAAAAAAGCTCATCTCCGTTTCTATAGCAACAAAGCATCCGACCCCGTTATTGGATTGGATTAACATTCGGTGAGTTTCTACAGTGCAGTTTCACGCCTACAAAACCACAACATTGCAAGGTGAACGGTAGATGAAGAAATGTTGCTATGACCTTTGGTATGACCTTGACACTGAGCTTAAGACACGCTTGAAGACGTGCCCAACGACTCAAGACACTGCCTCGCACCCCAGGAGGTTCTGTTGTTGAAGTGTATGCATACACGGTGTGTGAATGGCGGAGTAAATCAGGTTAGTCCGTGCCATTTACTCTGACGGAAGTCAGAACACGACACCGCACTGTGGAACAACGCGCGCGAGGCTCCCCGTGAGAAAGCCCCGGACCTGACTGACAATGCTCACGGCGTGCTAATCTCCAGGGCGCCGCCCAGTAATTTCCAACCCTTTGTGACATGTAGAAAAACGAATTGTATTCATGGCAACTCCCATGGTGATGAGAATGGCGGCCACGGACCAAATAATCAAACAAACCCGCCAGGTCTTGGCGAACAACAATAAGATGTATAACGAGATTAAGGCCAGTGAGAAGCACCTTATGCAGCTCTACCAAGACTCCAGAGAGAGCGCCGAGGAGTTGGAGGCGTCTTACAAGGATCTCAAGGAGTCCGAGAGGGAAAATGAACGTCTTAGACAAGGATACTACCAGGCCTTGGCGGAGAAGAAGCAATTCGAGGAGGAGCGCGACTTGTACTTCGAGTACTCCAAGATTTTGAACGAAAAGAAGGACAAGTTTATTTCGAGAACGCAACGCGTGACCTCGACGAGTGGTAAGTACATCGAACTTTCCTTACAACTGTCTGAGAAGACGGACAGCTACATAAGGAAGCTGCTAGAAGAAGTGGAGAAATTTCACCAAGTGTACGGCACCCTAACGGAAGAGAAAGAGAAGTTCAAACGCGAGTGTAGCGATCTGAGCAAGGAGATAGAAGTGTTTAAGAAGGAATCGGAGAAACTGACACATGAGAGGGATAAGTATGAACTGCAAGGCATCGCCCTCGGTGGCGAGATAGACGAGTTGAAAGAAACTCGCGACACCTTGGAAGAAGAGAGAAATAAGTACCGAGAAGAAGGCAGCAAAATGACCAAGGAGAGAGACAAATACAAAGAGCAGACGGAAGAGTTGACGAAGGACAGAGACCGGTTTAAGGAAGAATCTATCCGACTGGCGGAGGAGAAGGAGAAATACAAGGAGGACGGCATCCGACTTGCAGGAGAGGTGGAGAAATACAGCTCACAAGCCCGAGTGCTCGAAGAAGAAAGGAACAAATTCAAAACGGAATCTGAGAAGTTGACAAAAGAAAGGGACGAATTCAAGGAGGAAAGCGAGAAGCTCTTGGTGGAAAGGGACGGTTTCAAGGAGGAGACGGGTAAGCTTAACACAGAGATCTCTCGCTTTAAGGAAAATGTTAAAGGCTTGGCGAAGGACAGGGATAAATTCAAAGAACAGGTCACAAAGCTGACCCAAGAACGGGACATGTACAGGGATGACTACAGGAAAATTATCAGGGAAAGAGAAACAGTGGGAAAGGAAAAGGACAGACTCGCGTTGGAGGAATTCAGAGCGAAGGAGAAGAACTCAGAACTGAGAGAAACCAAGAGAGAAATAGAACAGAGGTACGAGTCGGCAAAGAAGGAGAAATCTAAGGTGGAATCTATGGTACAAAAAGACGAACGGACAATGACTCAACTCAAGAAGGAGATCAAGAAGCAAGAGAAGATCATCGCGGACTTGAAGGCGCAGAGAGACCGCACGATTCGTAGAAGAGACGCGCGAACACAGACAGACCAAGACTTGGAGTGTGAGCTGAGGGATATCGCGGTGGCACATGCGCAGCTGAAGATGAGACAAGCCATGAAAGAGCGAGAAAAATTGAGAATAGAAAGAGACAAAGCAGAGAAGGCCAGAGACCGCGCACTGTCGGTCCTAGACAAGAAAATCGAGCAAAGTGACTCTAGCCGAGCTGCCGCAGACAAAGCCAAGGATCGAGCCAAAGAACTTGAAGAGCTGGTTAAGAAACTCACCAAGTATTATGATGCTTCCAAGAAAGAGCTAGCCAAGGCGGACGCGAAGATAGACAAGGACAAGAAGGCGATTGAAGACTTGAAAGATGACACTAAGAAACTGAAATCACGGATTGCCTCTCTGAAGAGAGAACGGGATACCAGGAACAAAGAAGTACAGGTAAT
This region includes:
- the LOC118423397 gene encoding trichohyalin-like; this encodes MATPMVMRMAATDQIIKQTRQVLANNNKMYNEIKASEKHLMQLYQDSRESAEELEASYKDLKESERENERLRQGYYQALAEKKQFEEERDLYFEYSKILNEKKDKFISRTQRVTSTSGKYIELSLQLSEKTDSYIRKLLEEVEKFHQVYGTLTEEKEKFKRECSDLSKEIEVFKKESEKLTHERDKYELQGIALGGEIDELKETRDTLEEERNKYREEGSKMTKERDKYKEQTEELTKDRDRFKEESIRLAEEKEKYKEDGIRLAGEVEKYSSQARVLEEERNKFKTESEKLTKERDEFKEESEKLLVERDGFKEETGKLNTEISRFKENVKGLAKDRDKFKEQVTKLTQERDMYRDDYRKIIRERETVGKEKDRLALEEFRAKEKNSELRETKREIEQRYESAKKEKSKVESMVQKDERTMTQLKKEIKKQEKIIADLKAQRDRTIRRRDARTQTDQDLECELRDIAVAHAQLKMRQAMKEREKLRIERDKAEKARDRALSVLDKKIEQSDSSRAAADKAKDRAKELEELVKKLTKYYDASKKELAKADAKIDKDKKAIEDLKDDTKKLKSRIASLKRERDTRNKEVQTDSPDNDEDSVDEEKEELERDLEQAHLDIEDLQEQLKQSEDLRRQTEQEKEKERRDYELVKRKLRYYEKKMEEERTKRMKQGSQPEEAKPAKEPAKPPPPKPKTAPPFKPANRPPTAHPNNTPKSAWSNNKTMSSSVSYRTQTPQAYTEPPKSKITNPYMMPAGMPASSPMSAAAASAAPASAPASASGPTISRPPASMAGPASASIPGPGGYGGYGASSQPKPIPMRRNTFLRPSGGGAKPVPTKTTK